A single genomic interval of Natronolimnobius sp. AArcel1 harbors:
- a CDS encoding HPP family protein, translating into MDDRTGTTLHTGVLISTTATLAWLSGLPMLFPSLGPSAFVLALFQDSNATAPRRVIGGHTIGVVAGLAAYLLFATGISMTGTTDPGSLEGLRLAASGVVATTLTAGGMLATDTRHPPACATTLIVSLGLLSTLLEGAIIILAVVLLVVTHRLLLATERLGVRYTKEWQSKR; encoded by the coding sequence ATGGACGACCGAACGGGAACAACGCTGCACACCGGCGTTCTCATCTCGACAACTGCCACACTGGCCTGGCTGTCGGGACTGCCAATGTTGTTTCCGAGTCTCGGTCCCTCAGCGTTCGTTCTTGCCCTCTTTCAGGACAGCAACGCGACCGCACCGCGGCGGGTGATTGGTGGCCACACGATTGGCGTCGTCGCCGGACTCGCCGCCTACCTGCTGTTTGCGACTGGTATCAGTATGACAGGGACGACCGACCCTGGCTCACTCGAGGGCCTGCGCCTCGCTGCAAGCGGTGTTGTCGCGACGACGCTTACGGCGGGTGGGATGCTCGCGACCGATACGCGTCATCCACCAGCGTGTGCAACAACGCTAATCGTCTCGCTCGGCCTGCTCTCGACGCTGCTCGAGGGCGCAATAATCATCCTCGCAGTCGTACTTCTCGTCGTGACACACCGACTCTTGCTTGCGACGGAACGGCTTGGCGTTCGCTACACGAAAGAGTGGCAGTCCAAACGATAG
- a CDS encoding universal stress protein, protein MTRQVLVPMDDSEPARAALEHALTVFGSETAVSVIHVVDDLESGYGGEPTADDHEPAFFEDVETRAADRHLETQVVEGTPADAILEYADEHGIDQIVMGSEGRAGVSRMLLGSVAENVTRRASVPVTIVPAER, encoded by the coding sequence ATGACGCGGCAGGTGCTCGTTCCGATGGACGACTCCGAACCCGCTCGAGCGGCCCTCGAGCACGCGCTCACCGTGTTCGGATCGGAAACAGCGGTGTCGGTGATTCACGTCGTAGATGACCTCGAGAGTGGCTACGGCGGCGAGCCGACGGCCGATGATCACGAGCCGGCGTTCTTTGAGGACGTTGAGACGCGCGCTGCGGACCGCCACCTCGAGACGCAGGTCGTCGAAGGAACACCGGCGGACGCGATTCTCGAGTACGCCGATGAGCATGGTATCGATCAGATCGTGATGGGCAGCGAAGGCCGTGCTGGTGTCTCGCGGATGCTTCTTGGAAGCGTCGCCGAGAACGTAACACGGCGCGCGTCAGTGCCGGTGACAATCGTTCCGGCCGAGCGCTAA
- a CDS encoding YigZ family protein, producing the protein MSQTFETIAEPATAEFVVQGSEFIGHARPVESVEAAEAFVDHVSEEYADATHNVPAYRVRADPDGEFLREYSSDDGEPSGSAGKPALNVLEQQSIENCAVVVTRYYGGTNLGVGGLVRAYSQAVKDAVDAAGVVEERPHERIQATVEYDDSGTVRGILESEGYEFDAAYEADVSFDVRVPIADAETLRDRLRSATSGRVDLE; encoded by the coding sequence GTGAGTCAGACGTTCGAGACGATTGCCGAACCTGCTACCGCAGAGTTCGTTGTCCAAGGCTCGGAGTTTATCGGTCACGCACGCCCCGTTGAGTCCGTCGAGGCTGCCGAAGCGTTCGTCGACCACGTCAGCGAGGAGTACGCCGATGCGACCCACAACGTTCCCGCCTACCGGGTTCGGGCCGATCCCGACGGCGAGTTTCTGCGCGAGTACTCGAGCGACGACGGCGAACCCTCCGGATCGGCAGGGAAGCCGGCACTGAACGTCCTTGAGCAACAGAGTATTGAGAACTGTGCCGTCGTCGTCACGCGCTATTATGGCGGTACGAACCTCGGCGTTGGCGGTCTCGTCCGGGCGTACTCGCAGGCAGTCAAAGATGCGGTCGACGCGGCCGGCGTCGTCGAGGAACGTCCCCACGAGCGAATCCAGGCAACTGTCGAGTACGACGATTCAGGGACCGTTCGCGGGATTCTCGAGAGCGAGGGCTACGAGTTTGACGCTGCCTACGAGGCCGACGTTTCCTTCGACGTCCGCGTGCCGATTGCCGATGCTGAAACGCTCCGTGATCGGCTCCGAAGCGCCACGAGCGGGCGCGTTGACCTCGAGTGA
- a CDS encoding amino acid-binding protein — protein MFDEIMEKFEGSPSQQAVIRLLLERGFSVNDDGRVVSGGIEIPNTGIAREIDVDRRVVDSTTDAILEDPELRRIFQNISQVPSLMDLAPVLDLTVLSIAVDDAEREGIVSKVTGTLADNGVSIRQTISEDPEFTDEPRLYLVTDQDLSGDVITALRDIEFVRKIEIQ, from the coding sequence ATGTTCGACGAAATTATGGAGAAGTTTGAGGGCTCGCCGAGCCAGCAGGCAGTCATTCGCCTGCTCTTAGAGCGGGGCTTCTCCGTCAACGACGACGGACGGGTCGTATCGGGCGGAATCGAGATTCCGAACACCGGCATCGCACGCGAGATCGACGTCGACCGGCGGGTCGTCGATTCGACGACCGACGCGATTCTCGAGGATCCAGAACTACGCCGGATCTTCCAGAACATCTCGCAGGTGCCGAGTCTGATGGATCTGGCACCGGTGTTGGATCTGACAGTGCTGTCGATTGCGGTCGACGATGCAGAGCGCGAGGGCATCGTCTCGAAGGTGACCGGTACGCTCGCGGACAACGGCGTCTCGATCCGCCAGACGATCAGCGAGGACCCGGAGTTTACCGACGAACCACGACTCTATTTGGTGACTGACCAGGATCTCTCGGGTGACGTTATCACCGCGCTTCGAGACATTGAGTTCGTCCGTAAAATCGAAATTCAATAG
- a CDS encoding ribose-phosphate diphosphokinase, with translation MIVSGSTSQTLAAALSAELEEPLAAVEYDRFPDGELLAAVPDFPADAERAVIVASTISSDAHLEVLQLQDAAREAGAEEVITVLPYMGYGRQDAAFESGHPISARAVAKAISTGTDRVLTVNPHEAAVCDFFEPTATAVDAAGRLAEPLPDKLTDPVFLSPDAGAIDLAETVRDHYGTGDTDYFEKVRHSGTEVEITPSDVDVAGRDVVVTDDIIATGSTMSEAIGVLGDRDVGRVFVTCVHPLLARNASTKLARAGVEAVYGTDTIEREASAVSVAPVLADAL, from the coding sequence ATGATCGTTAGCGGATCCACCTCACAGACGCTTGCTGCGGCGCTCTCGGCCGAACTCGAGGAGCCACTCGCCGCCGTCGAGTACGACCGGTTTCCCGACGGCGAACTGCTCGCTGCCGTTCCTGACTTTCCAGCCGATGCCGAGCGGGCCGTCATCGTTGCCTCGACCATCTCGAGCGACGCCCATCTCGAGGTGTTGCAGCTACAAGACGCCGCTCGAGAGGCGGGTGCCGAGGAAGTGATTACGGTACTGCCGTACATGGGCTATGGCCGGCAGGACGCAGCTTTCGAGTCGGGCCACCCAATTTCTGCCCGCGCGGTCGCGAAGGCGATTTCGACTGGTACGGACCGCGTGCTGACGGTAAACCCACACGAAGCAGCTGTTTGTGACTTCTTCGAGCCGACGGCGACGGCTGTCGATGCGGCAGGTCGCCTTGCCGAACCCCTACCCGACAAACTCACAGATCCCGTCTTCCTCTCGCCGGATGCCGGCGCAATCGACCTTGCAGAGACCGTTCGCGACCACTACGGCACGGGCGATACCGACTACTTCGAGAAGGTTCGTCACTCGGGCACCGAGGTCGAAATCACCCCGAGCGATGTCGACGTCGCTGGGCGCGACGTCGTTGTCACGGACGACATCATCGCAACCGGCTCGACGATGAGCGAGGCAATCGGCGTCCTCGGCGATCGGGACGTGGGTCGGGTCTTCGTCACCTGCGTCCACCCGCTGCTCGCACGCAACGCATCGACGAAACTCGCTCGAGCGGGCGTCGAAGCGGTCTACGGGACGGATACGATCGAGCGTGAGGCGAGTGCGGTCTCGGTCGCACCGGTGTTGGCCGACGCGCTCTAA
- the glmM gene encoding phosphoglucosamine mutase gives MEVFGSSGTRGVANEELTPAFVLRVAKAAATAWGVGRVAIARDTRYTGRMLADAAVSGLTSTGTDVDRLGVIPTPGAQAYAEREGVPVMVITASHNPPQYNGVKLVGSDGVELAVADLEEIEETLLTERFTVASWDETGRVREIDDATDDYVDDLLANVDHERIADAELTVALDPGHGAGAVTSPDFFRKLGCRVVTVNAQPDGRFPGRDPEPVPDNLTDLGRLVRATDADVGIAHDGDGDRAIFYDEDGTYVQGDAALAALAAAKLEAGDTSVSAVNVSQRLVDVVTDVGATLELTPIGSTNIITRIEELEANDNRVPVAGEGNGGIFFPEYRLSRDGAFTAAKFLELVADHPVSEIVGPYDGYANVRRNLEYESTAERDAMLDAAANHAQAADAELNTRDGYRLDYGDAWVLARPSGTEPLVRVYAEARDEARAQELVEELGETLENARADT, from the coding sequence ATGGAAGTGTTCGGATCGAGTGGGACACGCGGGGTTGCAAACGAGGAACTGACGCCCGCGTTCGTGTTGCGCGTCGCGAAGGCGGCAGCGACGGCTTGGGGGGTCGGCCGGGTCGCCATCGCTCGAGATACCCGCTATACCGGCCGAATGCTCGCCGATGCGGCGGTCAGCGGACTCACGAGTACGGGAACGGATGTTGATCGACTGGGTGTTATTCCGACGCCGGGCGCGCAGGCGTACGCCGAACGCGAGGGGGTGCCCGTCATGGTCATCACTGCCTCGCACAATCCACCGCAGTACAACGGCGTGAAACTCGTCGGCAGCGACGGCGTCGAACTCGCTGTTGCCGACCTCGAGGAGATCGAGGAAACGCTTCTCACGGAGCGATTCACCGTCGCCTCCTGGGACGAAACCGGCCGCGTTCGGGAGATCGACGACGCCACCGACGACTACGTCGACGATTTGCTCGCAAACGTCGACCACGAGCGTATCGCTGACGCCGAACTGACCGTGGCACTGGACCCCGGCCACGGCGCGGGTGCAGTGACAAGCCCGGATTTCTTCCGCAAACTCGGCTGTCGTGTCGTCACGGTCAACGCCCAGCCTGACGGTCGCTTCCCCGGGCGTGACCCGGAACCGGTCCCCGACAATCTCACCGATCTCGGTCGCCTCGTCCGCGCAACCGACGCCGATGTTGGCATCGCTCACGACGGTGACGGCGACCGCGCCATTTTCTACGACGAAGACGGCACGTACGTTCAGGGCGATGCGGCTCTCGCTGCACTCGCCGCAGCAAAACTCGAGGCCGGCGACACGAGCGTCTCGGCGGTCAACGTCTCACAACGTCTCGTTGACGTCGTCACGGACGTCGGCGCGACGCTCGAGTTGACGCCCATTGGTTCGACGAACATCATCACTCGCATCGAGGAACTCGAGGCAAACGACAACCGCGTCCCAGTCGCTGGTGAGGGCAACGGCGGCATCTTCTTCCCCGAATATCGACTCTCGCGAGATGGCGCATTCACCGCCGCTAAATTCCTCGAGTTAGTTGCCGATCATCCCGTCAGCGAGATCGTCGGCCCCTACGACGGGTACGCGAACGTTCGGCGCAATCTCGAGTACGAGTCGACCGCAGAACGCGACGCGATGCTTGACGCAGCGGCCAACCACGCCCAGGCCGCTGATGCCGAACTCAACACGCGAGACGGCTACCGGCTGGATTACGGCGACGCCTGGGTGCTCGCACGGCCCTCGGGAACCGAGCCACTCGTTCGGGTCTACGCCGAAGCCCGCGACGAAGCCCGCGCACAGGAACTGGTCGAAGAACTCGGCGAAACCCTCGAGAACGCACGCGCGGATACCTGA
- a CDS encoding heme NO-binding domain-containing protein, whose product MHGILHKTLEEYIVDRTDEETWETIRERAGVEPTLYLQVSHYDDDEFEAILETLASMATQDRAAIERDFGRTLAPAIRSTFGAYSKADWGILELLANLEAIYGEIAAGNDNLTLPEVSTERDGETVQLTYRTPRDRHYCHLAHGILEGLVTDFDADAAVEKQACYHDGNDCCEFTVTLE is encoded by the coding sequence ATGCACGGCATCCTCCACAAAACCCTCGAGGAATACATCGTCGACCGCACCGACGAGGAAACGTGGGAAACGATCCGCGAACGAGCAGGCGTCGAGCCCACGCTATATCTGCAGGTCTCACACTACGACGACGACGAATTCGAAGCCATCCTCGAGACACTGGCGTCGATGGCGACACAGGACCGGGCCGCGATCGAACGGGATTTCGGACGCACGCTCGCGCCGGCGATTCGCTCGACGTTCGGCGCGTACAGTAAAGCCGACTGGGGCATCCTCGAGTTGCTCGCGAATCTCGAGGCCATCTACGGGGAAATCGCAGCTGGCAACGACAACCTAACGCTGCCGGAGGTGTCGACCGAACGCGATGGCGAGACGGTACAGCTGACCTATCGGACGCCGCGGGACAGACACTACTGTCACCTCGCACATGGCATCCTCGAGGGGCTCGTCACTGACTTCGACGCCGACGCTGCCGTCGAAAAACAGGCGTGTTACCACGACGGCAACGACTGCTGTGAGTTTACAGTGACGCTCGAGTAA
- a CDS encoding TrkH family potassium uptake protein: MRIRVEWRASCSLTGTVLKWLAVPLTAPLLLALFDGDDPLPFLVAIAVTISVGLALEQITDERELGQRESFLVVALIWFSIGLVGAIPFVVAGVGSVAHPINALFESVSGLTTTGATVMEDFSAHSRAIMLWRQLIQWLGGLGILIVAIGLLSHLMVGGAQLMETESQTRNVTKLRPHISETARLIWGLYVGLTVLAICVFYGLHLLGFADNMDLFNAVSHAFTSVATAGFSPEPDSIGAFSPIIQWSVMPFMILGSTNFVLLYYITQGDFERPLQSEELRFYLGSMVFFGSIVVAILLLESNPGLDGDLEATVRHGLFNVVSLITTTGYASTDFDTWTVGAKHMLFLCMFLGGMAGSTTCSIKSLRWLLVLKAFRRNLFTSVHPEAIRPLRLGNSVVDEDTVNDVFSYVLLAIVIFFLLTVFLVVDATRAGTGDFNEFAALGAAASIFLNIGPAFELAGPMDNYAGFPTSSRAVMIVMMWIGRIEIIPVLVLLTPAYWRS, encoded by the coding sequence ATGAGGATTCGTGTCGAGTGGCGAGCAAGCTGTAGCCTCACCGGAACGGTACTCAAGTGGCTCGCCGTCCCGTTGACTGCGCCGCTGTTGCTCGCGCTGTTCGACGGCGACGACCCACTGCCGTTTCTCGTCGCGATTGCCGTTACCATCAGCGTCGGGTTGGCACTCGAGCAGATCACCGACGAGCGCGAACTCGGCCAGCGAGAGTCGTTCCTGGTCGTTGCGCTCATCTGGTTTAGTATCGGCCTCGTCGGTGCGATTCCGTTCGTCGTTGCCGGTGTTGGGTCGGTCGCACACCCGATCAACGCGCTCTTCGAGAGCGTCAGCGGACTCACGACGACGGGTGCGACCGTCATGGAGGACTTTTCGGCACACTCGAGAGCGATCATGCTGTGGCGACAGCTCATCCAGTGGCTCGGCGGGCTGGGGATTCTGATCGTCGCCATCGGCTTGCTCTCGCATCTGATGGTCGGTGGTGCCCAACTGATGGAGACCGAAAGTCAGACGCGAAACGTCACGAAACTCCGGCCGCATATCTCCGAGACGGCACGGCTAATCTGGGGGCTGTACGTCGGACTCACCGTGCTCGCAATCTGTGTCTTCTACGGGCTGCATCTGCTGGGGTTCGCGGACAACATGGACCTGTTTAACGCCGTCTCGCATGCCTTCACGAGCGTTGCGACCGCCGGTTTCTCGCCCGAACCCGACAGTATTGGGGCGTTTTCGCCGATCATCCAGTGGTCAGTGATGCCGTTCATGATCCTCGGCTCGACCAACTTCGTGCTACTGTACTACATCACGCAGGGTGACTTTGAACGGCCGCTACAATCCGAGGAACTGCGATTCTATCTCGGCTCGATGGTATTCTTCGGGTCTATCGTCGTTGCTATCCTTCTTCTCGAGTCAAACCCGGGACTCGACGGCGATCTCGAGGCGACGGTTCGCCACGGGCTATTCAACGTCGTCTCGCTGATTACGACGACGGGCTATGCCTCAACCGACTTCGACACCTGGACTGTCGGTGCAAAGCACATGCTGTTTCTGTGTATGTTTCTGGGCGGGATGGCCGGGAGTACGACCTGTTCGATCAAATCGCTGCGCTGGCTGCTCGTGCTCAAGGCGTTCCGTCGGAACCTGTTTACATCGGTCCATCCCGAAGCGATTCGCCCGCTCCGACTCGGCAACAGCGTCGTCGACGAGGATACAGTCAATGACGTCTTCTCCTACGTGCTGTTGGCCATTGTCATCTTTTTCCTCCTGACGGTCTTTCTCGTCGTCGACGCAACCCGTGCTGGGACGGGTGATTTCAACGAGTTCGCCGCACTTGGTGCAGCAGCATCGATCTTCCTGAATATCGGCCCCGCGTTCGAACTCGCCGGGCCGATGGACAACTACGCCGGCTTCCCGACGTCCTCGAGAGCGGTCATGATCGTCATGATGTGGATCGGCCGCATTGAGATCATCCCCGTGCTCGTGTTGCTGACGCCGGCGTACTGGCGATCGTAA
- the hisB gene encoding imidazoleglycerol-phosphate dehydratase HisB, with product MSERTATATRETAETTIECTIGVDGTGSAAIDTGIGFFDHMLEALAKHGLFDLEIECDGDLEIDDHHTVEDVAIVLGTALDEALGDRSGIVRYADRQVPLDEAVAGAVVDLSGRPRFYFDGEFSQESIGGFTSDMARHFCESLAMNAGITLHVDVDGENAHHEVEALFKTLARTLDDATRLDDRREGTPSTKGTLNG from the coding sequence ATGAGCGAGCGAACGGCGACGGCAACCCGTGAAACCGCCGAAACGACGATCGAGTGTACGATCGGCGTCGACGGCACCGGATCTGCCGCCATTGATACCGGCATCGGCTTCTTCGATCACATGCTTGAGGCACTCGCCAAACACGGCCTGTTCGACCTCGAGATTGAGTGTGACGGCGATCTCGAGATTGACGATCATCACACGGTCGAGGATGTCGCGATCGTTCTCGGGACGGCACTCGATGAGGCACTCGGTGACCGGTCGGGAATCGTCCGCTATGCGGACCGACAGGTGCCCTTAGACGAGGCTGTTGCCGGTGCGGTCGTCGATCTCAGCGGTCGCCCACGATTTTATTTCGACGGAGAGTTCTCTCAGGAGTCCATTGGCGGCTTTACGAGCGATATGGCGCGCCACTTCTGTGAGTCGCTGGCGATGAACGCCGGAATTACGCTCCATGTTGACGTCGACGGTGAAAACGCCCACCACGAGGTCGAGGCGCTGTTCAAGACACTCGCGCGGACGCTCGACGACGCAACACGACTCGACGACCGGCGTGAGGGGACGCCGAGTACGAAGGGGACGCTTAACGGCTAA